The Salvelinus alpinus chromosome 22, SLU_Salpinus.1, whole genome shotgun sequence DNA window CGATGTGGCTCAGTCGGTAGATCATGGCGATGGCAATGCCAAGtggttgtgggttcgagtcccgcTGGGGCCAACACTACATAAAATGTCTTGATTAAAGTTGGGATTCAGAGCAACACTTCTATGCTAACAGAGCACGAGAGACAGAGGgcgcgcgagagagacagagggcgcgcgagagagacagagggcgCGCGAGAGACAGAGGGCGCGCGAGAGACAGAGGGCGCGCGAGAGAGGTAGAAAGGAGGGATCAGCTGCCAGTTGCCCATCTCTGCTCTAGCTGATAACAGTCAGGGCAGCAGGGtagaagaggacagagagagagaaacagaaaggttGGTATTGACGAATCCTCTTCCCTGGTAACTGTGTCTGGGAGCTTTGATCTGCCAGGGGCTTTGAGAGGGAGTTGAAAGCCACTGGGTTTAATCAAATATTCATCATGTCGTAAAATGGCACCAGAGTTAACCTTTAACCCCGTCTTCTTATTGGTTGATGGATTTGATGCAGCAGTGCTGTAATGTCTTCTCTGAGGTCATAGATGAGACAACTTGTTTgttttaaaaatacaaaaaattaattgaacctttatttaacaagtccgttaagaacaaattcttatttacaatgacggcctacaaacCCCGgccgacgttgggccaattgtgcgccgccctgtgggtTAAACTGGTTCTCCTCATCGTTCACTGTCTTGAAGTGGATATTCCCATCATTGTTAGTAAAAACCATCACCCTGGAAAGGTGGGAGAGgggtgtgtattagtgtgtgtgttctgtacagGATGATATGAAAGGGGTTTGTATTGGAGACAggggtgtgttttagtgtgtgtgtgtgttctgtacagGATGATACGAAAGGGGTTTGTATTGGAGACAGGGGTgtgtacacagtgtacaaaacattagggacaagttctttccatgacatagctttcacctggtcagtctatgatcccttattgatgtcacttgttaaatccacttcaatcagtgtagatgaaggggaggagacacgttaaagaaggatttttgaaAGCCTTGAAACATGggttgtgtgccattcagagggtgaataggcaagacaaaagaacagtgtatggtagtaggtgccaggcacaccggtttgagtctgtaaagaactgcaacgctgctgggtttatcACACTCAacggtttcctgtgtgtatcaagaatggtccaccacccaaaggacatccagccaacttgacacaaactGTTGGAAGCAGCGGAGTCAACATGGGGCCAGCATTGACcccttttgacaccttgtagactcCATGTCCCGATGAATTGAGCCTGTTCTCAAGGGCAAAATAaaggttttcctaatgttttgtccactcagtgtgtgTGAAGTTTTAGTGTTAATGTTTGAATAACAGAGTTGTATTATCAGTGCACTGTGCTCAGGGCATCAAAGATCGTAGGTCTATTTTGCTGCCGTCTGCTAAGTGTTATGATGAGTTATTGATGcatctgtctggctggctgagtTTAGGACTTATGGTCTGTCATCTATCGTGGGCTAGGGGAGCTTCTCAGGTACAAAATCAATAGGAAGTTAACAAAGAGTACATTTTCAGGTCTGAATGAATTTCACTTCCTCTGCAGAATCTGTGGTATTCTTTTTGTCACTGCCAGTGTCTGTACTGTCCCTGTGAGTGCTATATAAGGAGTGCTACTGTGGGTTCGTGTTGTCTCAAGGTCTCTTCTTGCTGTCGCTGGGTTTCATCATGGCCACTTTGGGGTAGAGATCTGCCACTATCACTGCCTTGATCAGCTtctcattctctctactgttcgctgctctggccccccaatggtggaacaaactccctcacgacgccaggacagcggagtcaatcaccaccttccggagacacctgaaaccccacctctttaaggaatacctaggataggataaagtaatccttctgaccccccccccccccccccttaaaagatttagatgcactattgtaaagtggctgttccactggatgtcataaggtgaatgcaccaatttgtaagtcgctctggataagagcgtctgctaaatgacttaaatgtaaatgtaatgtaaatgcaaagagagagaaagagtgtgtaaaacacaggaagagagacagacagagagagacagacacatggatacagagagacagacacaggaaaagagagagagagacagacacaggaagagagaggagcgagagagagactagCAAATTGTAGAAAAAGACATAAATCAGTTCACCTGAGTTGAAGTTAGACAGGGTCTTTGTGGTTCTTGGTGCTGAGGAAGCCAACCCCCAGCAGGTGCTCAGGGTCTTTGTGGTTCTTGGTGCTGAGGAAGCCAACCCCCAGCAGGTGCTCAGGGTCTTTGTGGTTCTTGGTGCTGAGGAAGCCAACCCCCAGCAGGTGCTCAGGGTCTTTGTGGTTCTTGGTGCTGAGGAAGCCAACCCCCAGCAGGTGCTCAGGGTCTTTGTGGTTCTTGGTGCTGAGGAAGCCAGCCCCCAGCAGCTGCTCAGGGTCTTTGTGGTTCTTGGTGCTGAGGAAGCCAGCCCCCAGCAGCTGCTCAGGGTCTTTGTGGTTCTTGGTGCTGAGGAAGCCAGCCCCCAGCAGCTGCTCAAGGGTCTTTGTGGTTCTTGGTGCTGAGGAAGCCAGCCCCCAGCAGCTGCTCAGGGTCTTTGTGGTTCTTGGTGCTGAGGAAGCCAGCCCCCAGCAGCTGCTCAGGGTCTTTGTGGTTCTTGGTGCTGAGGAAGCCAACCCCCAGCAGGTGCTCAGGGTCTTTGTGGTTCTTGGTGCTGAGGAAGCCAACCCCCAGCAGGTGCTCAGCAAACTGACCCTTCATGTTGTGCAGCATCTACAGACAGATGCAAAGAAAGACTGACAGGTCACAGGTTATCTGtctgaaagatatcagtttgtccctgtggatggtttgtcctctgacaaatcaactgtacatttcggtgttcctcaaggttccgtttgggaccactattgttttcactatatattttacctcttggggatgttattcgaaaacataatgttaactttcactgctatgcggatgacacacagctgtacattttgatgaaacatggtgaagccccaaaattgccctcgctggaagcctgtgtttcagacataaggaagtggatggctgcaaacgttctacttttaaacttggacaaaacagagatgcttgttctaggtcccaagaaacaaagagatcttctattgaatctgacaattaatcttgatggttgtaaagtcgtctcaaataaaactgtgaaggacctcggcgttactctggaccctgatctctcttttgacgaacatatcaagactgtttcaaggacagctttattccatctacgtaacattgcaaaaatctgaaatgttctgtccaaaaatgatgcagaaaaatgtatccatgcttttgttacttctaggttagactactgcaatgctctactttccatctacccggataaagcactaaataaacttcagttagtgctaaatacggctgctagaatcctgactagaaccccaaaaatgtatcctgttaaggcaagggctgatttcaaggttgtactgctaacctacaaagcattacatgggcttgctcctacctatctttctgatttggtcctgccgtacatacctacacgtacgctacggtcacaagacgcaggcctcctaattgtccctagaatgtctaagcaaacagctggaggcagggctttctcctataggcctccatttttatggaatggtctgcctacccatgtgagaaacgcagactcggtctcaacctttaagtctttattgaagactcatctcttcagtaggtcctatgattgagtgtagtctggcccaggagtgtgaaggtgaacggaaagatactggagcaatgaaccgcccttgctgtctctgcctggccggatcccctctctccactgggattctctgcctctaaccctattacaggggctgagtcactggcttactggtgctctcccatgccgtccctaggaggggtgcttcacttgagtgggttgagtcactgacgtggtcttcctgtctgggttggcgccccccccccccccc harbors:
- the LOC139549557 gene encoding ATP-dependent DNA/RNA helicase DHX36-like; amino-acid sequence: MVLNALDRSEALTPLGLHLARLPVEPHTRKLSGALLGCLDPVLTIAASLSFKDLFFIPMMLHNMKGQFAEHLLGVGFLSTKNHKDPEHLLGVGFLSTKNHKDPEQLLGAGFLSTKNHKDPEQLLGAGFLSTKNHKDP